One genomic region from Pagrus major chromosome 24, Pma_NU_1.0 encodes:
- the LOC140992055 gene encoding sodium/potassium-transporting ATPase subunit alpha-1, with amino-acid sequence MGLGRGKEEYKLAATSDGEKKKKGKKGEKDMDELKKEVDLDDHKLTLDELHRKYGTDLTRGLSNSRAKEILARDGPNALTPPPTTPEWVKFCRQLFGGFSMLLWIGAILCFLAYGIQAASEDEPANDNLYLGVVLSAVVIITGCFSYYQEAKSSKIMDSFKNLVPQQALVLRDGEKKSINAEEVVAGDLVEVKGGDRIPADLRIISAHGCKVDNSSLTGESEPQTRTPDFSNDNPLETRNIVFFSTNCVEGTARGIVINTGDRTVMGRIATLASSLEGGKTPIAVEIEHFIHIITGVAVFLGVSFFILSLILGYGWLEAVIFLIGIIVANVPEGLLATVTVCLTLTAKRMAKKNCLVKNLEAVETLGSTSTICSDKTGTLTQNRMTVAHMWFDNQIHEADTTENQSGTSFDKTSATWASLARIAGLCNRAVFLAEQNNVPILKRDVAGDASEAALLKCIELCCGSVGGMRDKYHKLSEIPFNSTNKYQLSIHKNTTPGETKHLLVMKGAPERILDRCSTIMIAGKEQPLDDEMKDAFQNAYVELGGLGERVLGFCHFNLPDDQFPEGFSFDTEEVNFPTENLCFVGLMSMIDPPRAAVPDAVGKCRSAGIKVIMVTGDHPITAKAIAKGVGIISEGNETVEDIAARLNVPVSEVNPRDAKACVVHGGELKEMSAEMLDDILQHHTEIVFARTSPQQKLIIVEGCQRQGAIVAVTGDGVNDSPALKKADIGVAMGIAGSDVSKQAADMILLDDNFASIVTGVEEGRLIFDNLKKSIAYTLTSNIPEISPFLLFIIANIPLPLGTVTILCIDLGTDMVPAISLAYEAAESDIMKRQPRNPKTDKLVNERLISIAYGQIGMMQATAGFFTYFVILAENGFLPGDLLGIRVLWDDKFVNDLEDSYGQQWTYNSRKIVEFTCHTSFFASIVIVQWADLIICKTRRNSILQQGMKNRILIFGLFEETALAAFLSYCPGMDVALRMYPLKPCWWFCAFPYSLLIFLYDEARRYILRRNPGGWVEQETYY; translated from the exons ATGGGGCTAGGA CGAGGGAAAGAGGAGTACAAGCTGGCGGCCACTTCAGATGgcgaaaaaaagaagaagggtAAAAAAGGGGAGAAGGATATGGATGAGCTGAAGAAAGAAGTCGACCTG GATGATCACAAGCTTACCTTGGATGAACTTCACAGAAAATATGGAACCGACCTGACCAGG GGTCTTTCCAACTCCAGAGCAAAAGAGATCCTTGCCCGAGATGGCCCAAACGCCCTTACACCTCCTCCTACGACGCCTGAATGGGTCAAGTTCTGTagacag CTGTTTGGTGGTTTCTCCATGCTGCTGTGGATCGGTGCGATCCTCTGCTTCCTCGCTTACGGTATCCAGGCTGCCTCAGAAGACGAACCCGCTAATGATAAC CTGTACCTTGGTGTCGTGCTTTCCGCTGTCGTCATCATCACCGGTTGCTTCTCCTACTACCAAGAGGCAAAGAGCTCCAAGATCATGGATTCCTTCAAGAACCTGGTCCCACAG CAAGCTCTGGTCCTCCGTGACGGTGAGAAGAAGAGCATCAACGCTGAAGAGGTGGTGGCCGGAGATCTGGTGGAGGTGAAAGGTGGAGACAGGATCCCCGCTGATCTGAGAATCATCTCTGCTCACGGCTGCAAG GTGGACAACTCCTCTCTGACCGGTGAATCCGAGCCCCAGACTCGTACTCCTGACTTCTCCAACGACAACCCTCTGGAAACCAGGaacattgttttcttctctACCAACTGTGTTGAAG GTACTGCCAGAGGAATCGTCATCAACACTGGAGATCGCACCGTCATGGGTCGTATCGCCACCCTGGCTTCCAGTCTGGAAGGTGGCAAAACACCCATCGCCGTTGAGATCGAGCATTTCATCCACATCATCACCGGCGTGGCCGTCTTCCTTGGCGTttccttcttcatcctctccctcATCCTCGGGTATGGCTGGCTGGAGGCCGTCATCTTCCTCATTGGTATCATTGTCGCCAACGTGCCAGAAGGTCTCCTGGCTACTGTCACT GTGTGTCTGACCCTGACTGCTAAGCGTATGGCCAAGAAGAACTGCCTGGTGAAGAACTTGGAAGCTGTGGAGACCCtgggctccacctccaccatctGCTCCGACAAGACCGGCACCCTGACCCAGAACAGGATGACCGTAGCCCACATGTGGTTCGACAACCAGATCCACGAGGCCGACACCACCGAGAACCAGAGCGGGACCTCCTTCGACAAGACCTCGGCCACCTGGGCTTCCCTCGCAAGAATCGCTGGACTCTGTAACCGCGCCGTCTTCCTGGCTGAGCAGAACAATGTCCCCATCCTGAAG AGAGATGTAGCCGGTGACGCCTCAGAAGCTGCCCTGCTGAAGTGTATCGAGCTGTGCTGCGGATCCGTCGGCGGCATGAGAGACAAATACCATAAGCTTTCTGAGATCCCCTTCAACTCCACCAACAAATACCAG CTCTCCATCCACAAGAACACAACTCCCGGAGAGACCAAGCACCTGCTGGTTATGAAGGGAGCCCCAGAGAGGATTCTGGACCGCTGCTCCACCATCATGATCGCAGGCAAAGAGCAGCCTCTGGACGACGAGATGAAAGACGCTTTCCAGAACGCCTACGTGGAGCTGGGTGGACTTGGAGAGAGAGTGCTGG GTTTCTGCCATTTCAACCTGCCTGATGACCAGTTCCCAGAAGGCTTTTCTTTCGACACTGAGGAGGTGAACTTCCCCACTGAGAACCTGTGCTTCGTCGGCCTCATGTCCATGATTGACCCTCCTCGTGCTGCTGTGCCCGACGCCGTCGGCAAATGCAGGAGCGCTGGAATCAAG GTTATCATGGTCACTGGTGATCATCCCATCACAGCCAAGGCTATCGCTAAGGGTGTGGGTATCATCTCTGAAGGCAACGAGACCGTTGAAGACATTGCCGCCCGCTTGAATGTACCCGTCTCAGAGGTCAACCCCAG GGATGCCAAGGCCTGCGTCGTCCACGGTGGCGAGCTGAAAGAAATGTCCGCGGAGATGCTCGACGATATACTGCAACACCACACTGAGATCGTGTTCGCCAgaacttcccctcagcagaaACTCATCATTGTGGAAGGTTGCCAGAGACAG ggAGCCATCGTGGCTGTGACAGGTGACGGTGTGAACGACTCTCCTGCCCTGAAGAAGGCCGACATCGGTGTTGCCATGGGTATCGCTGGGTCTGACGTCTCCAAGCAGGCCGCTGACATGATCCTGCTGGACGACAACTTTGCCTCCATTGTTACAGGAGTGGAAGAAG GCCGTCTGATCTTTGACAACTTGAAGAAGTCCATCGCCTACACTCTGACCAGTAACATCCCTGAGATCTCACCCTTCCTGCTCTTCATCATCGCCAACATCCCTCTGCCCCTGGGAACCGTCACCATCCTCTGTATCGACCTGGGAACTGACATG GTCCCTGCCATCTCCCTGGCTTATGAAGCAGCTGAGAGCGACATCATGAAGAGACAGCCCAGAAAcccaaaaacagacaaactggtGAACGAGAGGCTCATTAGTATAGCCTACGGACAGATCG GTATGATGCAGGCCACAGCTGGGTTCTTCACATACTTTGTGATCCTGGCTGAAAATGGCTTCCTCCCCGGGGACCTGCTGGGGATCAGAGTGCTGTGGGACGACAAATTTGTTAATGACCTGGAAGACAGCTACGGACAGCAGTGG ACATACAACAGCAGAAAGATCGTAGAGTTCACCTGCCACACGTCCTTCTTCGCCAGCATCGTGATCGTCCAGTGGGCCGATCTGATCATCTGTAAGACCAGGAGGAACTCCATCCTGCAGCAGGGAATGAA GAACCGTATCCTCATCTTCGGTCTGTTTGAGGAGACAGCTCTGGCTGCCTTCCTGTCATATTGCCCGGGCATGGACGTTGCCCTCAGAATGTACCCTCTCAA